Proteins encoded together in one Triticum dicoccoides isolate Atlit2015 ecotype Zavitan chromosome 7B, WEW_v2.0, whole genome shotgun sequence window:
- the LOC119336832 gene encoding expansin-A22-like, translating to METRRPAVSAVSVGAAAVASGGWMDAHATFYGDETGAETMQGACGYGNLFEQGYGLDTTALSVALFSDGWSCGCCYEIQCHGDPHCKPGGAPVTVTATNLCPANYSKPYENWCNPSLKHFDLSKPMFLRLVTDFHVGIIPVQYRRVPCAKKGGIRIEMTGNQYWVGVLVFNVAGPGEVKALAVKGSKDGQWRNMKGNWGQIWDGDVQNLVGQGLSFRVVASDGRSVVLGAVVPASWTIGQSFEGKGQF from the exons ATGGAGACGAGACGCCCAGCGGTTTCCGCCGTGTCCGTGGGGGCGGCGGCCGTAGCAAGCGGTGGCTGGATGGACGCGCACGCTACCTTCTACGGCGATGAGACCGGAGCTGAGACCATGC AGGGTGCGTGTGGGTACGGTAACCTATTCGAGCAGGGGTACGGGCTGGACACGACAGCGCTGAGCGTGGCCCTCTTCAGCGACGGCTGGTCCTGCGGCTGCTGCTACGAGATCCAGTGCCACGGCGACCCCCACTGCAAGCCCGGCGGGGCGCCAGTGACGGTGACGGCAACCAACCTCTGCCCGGCCAACTACTCCAAGCCCTACGAGAACTGGTGCAACCCGTCGCTGAAGCACTTCGACCTCTCCAAGCCCATGTTCCTTCGCCTCGTCACCGACTTCCACGTCGGTATCATCCCCGTGCAGTACCGCCGCGTGCCTTGCGCCAAGAAGGGCGGCATCCGGATAGAGATGACGGGCAACCAGTACTGGGTCGGCGTGCTCGTCTTCAACGTCGCCGGTCCCGGCGAAGTCAAGGCGTTGGCCGTGAAAGGGAGCAAGGACGGCCAGTGGCGGAACATGAAGGGGAACTGGGGACAGATCTGGGACGGAGATGTCCAAAATCTCGTCGGGCAGGGGCTCTCGTTCCGTGTGGTCGCAAGCGACGGCCGCTCCGTCGTCCTCGGCGCCGTCGTGCCGGCAAGCTGGACGATCGGCCAGAGCTTCGAAGGCAAAGGGCAATTCTGA